The following proteins are co-located in the Pyxicephalus adspersus chromosome Z, UCB_Pads_2.0, whole genome shotgun sequence genome:
- the LOC140343715 gene encoding uncharacterized protein isoform X1 yields MTCTSLPNLSQYGNHQICASQDVISSKSPIQASFNMDLDLPGICDAHGERLKTMPPSNINLPVLKDQTETLVRSENELSKVSYNDLALPINNAQIADDEARKTQDKSGSNLAPEIINIQTDTIRFNNFNNFSASQVELPTISEPLLGVAVQKTSLGNIKTNNSYLSVVGFHKIDVVKSLPSIKILDEDNARDRQQSGKPEISKTKITITEPGRKLFLENQGFELKTQKSQIQTKPDADGLHISADEVNQLAAMSSSLSNSLVGVIPNHGEVTSRENKSLHPQECPNPFKVSSTSLDTQTLLTTSVSYSNSFQDGEEVSDWPKVAYLIKHSSTISLSSNFDILNHQLVTHSNPKHDHLYDVSNKSNTELSNDKMTYKREVIMNKQSCDIADHKNMVVEGLSFNCAFLQQNNMKTEEIKSLIGMENETFYTEDGSQHCGNLIDEEATLRIHNTQGTVRDQVDMNLHFFKYAEQAHIQMENSERMKVTSHNLDSHINNGGTVIYKSNEDNKQTSNVDLVVNSRADIQTRSEEPCRSQTGEVENIKEQTVIHKGDHLKSHFNNRHLKEYKRQEYLSKDFTCPPDAKIQTSKDEDPLSQTKILNNKTCSDLTTSDITDERIDFSINSKLSIEDGNHVAENVKDVSNIFQDILGADSISASEEICALAGSKRKSILGPEILPNDLKINYESDDSRESNYNLKENYCNYDESVDDLRKAPVDVPNCIPVCNSDVTFNTGQANSVDSMDILLCNTETTLKTNQQPLDQHKNPKTHSKQMWSNQKCKTNSSLKTATASDKFYLKDYLSNRIYRRPFNSVFTFSTKTSTEEGEGIGKATLEGEPSANNSVTAKPLLLLSDGYTETKKLEAVEYLTYLYSRSPKPKANVSDIDDISVLANLNFCKVALPEEFAKQKMSADVEEYEHPNVEPADPGRVYVPPSKEELKADDELAVLHVMYNLKKSLELSHNKDTETD; encoded by the coding sequence atgACTTGTACCAGTTTACCTAATCTAAGTCAATATGGCAACCACCAGATTTGTGCTTCTCAAGATGTTATATCCTCAAAAAGCCCAATCCAAGCATCTTTTAATATGGACTTAGATCTCCCAGGTATCTGTGATGCACATGGTGAGCGCTTGAAAACTATGCCTCCTTCTAATATAAACCTACCTGTTCTTAAGGATCAAACAGAGACCCTTGTCAGAAGTGAGAATGAGCTGAGTAAAGTATCATATAATGATCTAGCTTTACCTATTAATAATGCCCAAATAGCAGATGATGAAGCTAGAAAAACACAGGACAAGTCAGGTAGTAATTTAGCTCCAGAAATCATTAATATTCAAACAGATACCATAAGatttaacaattttaataatttttcagcCAGCCAAGTAGAATTACCTACTATTTCTGAGCCATTGTTGGGTGTAGCAGTTCAAAAGACTAGTTTGGGAAATATCAAGACAAACAATTCATATTTATCAGTGGTTGGTTTCCACAAAATTGATGTTGTGAAAAGTCTACCATCTATAAAAATACTAGATGAAGATAATGCCAGAGACAGACAACAATCTGGTAAACCAGAAATATCAAAAACCAAAATAACCATAACTGAGCCTGgaagaaaactatttttagaaAATCAAGGCTttgaattaaaaacacaaaaatcccaAATTCAAACTAAACCAGATGCAGATGGTCTGCATATATCTGCTGATGAGGTAAACCAATTGGCAGCCATGAGTTCATCACTTTCAAATTCCTTGGTTGGAGTGATTCCCAATCATGGAGAAGTAACAAGTagagaaaataaatctttacatcCCCAGGAGTGTCCCAACCCTTTTAAGGTTTCAAGTACAAGTCTCGATACCCAGACCCTTCTTACAACTTCTGTTTCCTATTCAAACTCCTTTCAAGATGGTGAAGAAGTTTCAGATTGGCCAAAAGTTGCATATCTAATAAAACATTCAAGTACCATTAGCCTGTCCTCAAATTTTGATATCCTAAATCATCAATTAGTTACCCATTCTAACCCTAAACATGATCATTTGTATGATGTTTCTAATAAGTCAAACACAGAACTCAGCAATGACAAGATGACATATAAGAGAGAGGTAATAATGAACAAGCAGTCTTGTGATATAGCTGACCATAAGAATATGGTAGTGGAAGGACTGTCATTTAACTGTGCTTTTCTCcaacaaaataatatgaaaactGAAGAGATAAAAAGTTTAATTGGTATGGAAAATGAAACCTTTTATACTGAAGATGGAAGTCAGCATTGTGGAAATCTCATTGATGAGGAGGCAACACTAAGAATCCATAATACACAAGGCACAGTTAGAGATCAAGTCgatatgaatttacatttttttaaatatgctgaaCAGGCACATATTCAAATGGAGAATTCAGAAAGAATGAAAGTCACAAGTCATAATTTAGACTCACATATCAATAATGGTGGCACAGTTATTTATAAAAGCAATGAAGACAACAAACAAACTTCTAATGTAGATTTAGTAGTTAATAGTAGAGCAGACATTCAAACAAGAAGTGAAGAACCTTGTagaagccagactggagaggtaGAAAATATAAAGGAACAAACCGTGATTCACAAAGGTGATCATCTAAAGTCACATTTCAATAATAGACATTTGAAAGAGTACAAGAGACAAGAATACCTTTCAAAGGATTTTACTTGCCCTCCAGATGCAAAAATCCAAACAAGTAAAGATGAAGATCCCCTATCACAGACTAAGATACTTAACAACAAAACCTGTAGTGATTTAACCACATCAGATATTACAGATGAAAGAATAGATTTTAGCATAAATAGCAAGCTTAGTATAGAGGATGGAAATCATGTTGCTGAAAATGTGAAAGACGTTTCAAACATATTTCAGGATATTTTAGGTGCAGATTCAATATCTGCAAGTGAAGAGATATGTGCCCTAGCGGGAAGCAAAAGAAAAAGCATCCTGGGTCCTGAGATATTAcctaatgatttaaaaataaattatgaaagtgATGATTCAAGAGAAAGTAACTACAACCTGAAGGAAAACTACTGTAATTATGATGAGTCTGTTGATGACTTGAGAAAAGCACCAGTAGATGTTCCGAACTGTATACCTGTCTGTAATTCAGATGTGACATTCAATACCGGACAAGCAAATAGTGTGGATAGTATGGATATATTACTGTGCAACACTGAAACAACCTTGAAAACCAATCAACAGCCTTTAGACCAGcataaaaatccaaaaacacaCAGCAAACAAATGTGGagtaaccaaaaatgtaaaacaaattcatCATTGAAGACCGCAACAGCCAGTGATAAATTTTACCTTAAGGATTATTTATCAAATAGAATTTATAGAAGGCCTTTTAACTCTGTATTCACATTTTCAACTAAGACAAGTACAGAAGAAGGTGAAGGGATAGGGAAGGCAACCTTAGAAGGGGAACCTTCAGCCAACAACTCTGTCACAGCCAAGCCTCTCCTTTTGTTGTCTGATGGGTATACTGAAACTAAGAAATTGGAAGCTGTTGAATATCTGACCTACTTATATTCTAGAAGTCCAAAGCCAAAGGCAAATGTCAGTGACATAGATGATATCAGTGTCCTAGCAAACCTAAATTTCTGTAAAGTTGCTTTGCCAGAAgagtttgcaaaacaaaaaatgtctgcaGATGTAGAAGAGTATGAACACCCTAATGTAGAACCAGCTGACCCAGGACGTGTATATGTACCTCCAAGTAAGGAGGAATTAAAGGCTGATGATGAATTGGCAGTTCTGCATGTTatgtataatttaaagaaaagtctAGAGTTGTCTCACAATAAAGACACAGAGACAGATTGA